The sequence GCGTATTGCTGATCGCCGCGGTTGTGGTGCAGGCGGCGATAACGCTGATTCCGGTCGCCGCGATCGCAGGCCAACCAGCCACCCTCGTCAGCCTGATGCTGGCCTTCGTTGCCGTACTGCTGCAGCTGGCGACCAGCCAGTCGAACGAGGCAGGCACCGCTAGCCGCAGCCCCTCGCCCAATACCCGCAAAAGCCAGCCCAAACGCGTCGCACCACCAGCAGCCGGGCGCGAGACGGGCACGGTGAAGTGGTTCAACACCTCGAAAGGCTTCGGCTTCATTTCCCGGGACAGTGGCGACGACGTGTTCGTCCACTTCCGAGCCATTCGAGGCGAAGGCCACCGCGTGCTGGTTGAAGGTCAACGGGTCGAGTTCACTATCATGATGCGCGACAAGGGCCTGCAGGCCGAGGACGTTGTCGCAACCCAGCCGAACTGACACCCACGCGCCAGACTGGCGATTGCGCTTGCGCCGCCTTGTTAATAGTGCGGCGGAGGCGCTTCGTCCTCTTCTCCCCCCATCCGGCTCTGCATGTCCTCCTGCCGTCTGGCAAGAATTCCCACCTGTGCCTGCAGGCGCTCGACGGTGCGCTGCTGGGCAATCAGCACGTCATTGAGGGTTTGGATCGTATCGTCCTGAAACGCCAGGCGCGCTTCGAGATCGGTGATGCGTTGTTCCAACTCCATAAGGTCATCCTGCAAAACGAAAGTGATCGGTCAGCACCATCTTCAGCTTCTGCCTGACAGCATCGGCCTGCGCCGCGTCATAGGGCTTCGCCGGCGCACGTCCCCAGACAGGCGCCGGCCAGGACGCATCGTCCCGGCGCCGGGCGATGACGTGCACGTGCAACTGGCTGACGACGTTACCCAGGGTCGCGACATTCATCTTGTCGGCACCGAAGGTGTCTTTCACCGTTTCGGCCAGGGCGGTCGCTTCCTGCCATAGCGCTTGCTGATCCGTCGGGTCCAACTGAAACAGCTCACTGACCTCCTCGCGGCGCGGTACGAGAATGAACCAGGGATAGCTGGCATCGTTCATCAGCAGCAATCGGCACAGCGGAAAATCGCCCAGGTATAAAGTGTCCTGCTCCAGCCGTGAATCGAGAACAAACATAACGGCGCTCCTGTTGTTATCTTGAAACCAGCACGGCACTTGGCCGCGCCTGATCATCCCGCAAGAATACTCCAACGCCTGCCCGCCAACACCCAGCCGACGACGCACCAACTTGGAGCGCTTGCATCCCGCCATCGCCCAGCTTTAGCGCGGAACCACTTCGGCAAAGCCTATAGAACGCGGTAAATCATCAGCTTTCGCTATTTGTGCACGGTTATTGCTTTAAAGCAAAAAAGCGGTAAATGAAGGGGGAGAAAAACGGAAATAGCTGGGTTAAGCTTGCTGGCGCTAGTTTCCCCAGCTACACAGTAATTCTCGGAAACAAATTCCAGGGCTTGCTGCAGGTTTCGACCAGCTAGGCAAACAAGGACTGAAATTGAGCTTGTATACCGAAAATAAAGATGCCTCTTTCCGGCGCACGCAGGAAAGCAAGCACCAATTTGAAACCAAAGGAGCAATCACTATGAAGGTGATGAAGTGGAGCGTAATCGCCGTGGCCGTTGCGGCCGGCACGTCGCAAATGGCATTGGCGTCCAGCCAGTCCGAATCGGAAGGCTTCGTTGAAGGCAGCAGCCTGACCATCTTCAACCGCAACATGTATATGAACCGTGATTTCCGCGATAACGGAAACGGCGGCACCGCCACTCAGAACGGCCAGAGCTACCGCGAAGAGTGGGGCCACGGCTTCATCGGCACATTCGAATCCGGCTTCACCCAGGGCACCATCGGCGTGGGTGTCGATGCGATCGGCCTGCTGGGCGTGAAACTGGACTCGGGCCGTGGCCGTGCAGGCAATGGCCTGTTCCCGGTCGATGCCGATGGCCGCGCTCGTGATGACTACTCCGAGGCGGGCGCCGCGGTCAAATTCCGCGTTTCGGATACCGTACTGAAGTACGGCACCCAGTTCGTAGCACTTCCGGTGTTCTCCACCGATGACGCTCGCTTGCTGCCTGAAACCGCACGTGGCGGCCTGATCACCAGCAGCGAGATCGACGGCCTCGAACTGAACCTCGGTCGCTTCACCGCCCTGAGCGGCAAGTCCCAGACCGGCCACGACTCCGAAGGCCTCGAAGAGATCAACCTCATCGGTGGTACCTATGCCTTCACCGACAACCTCAGCACATCGCTGTACTACTCCGATGTGAAGGATGCGTTCGAGAAGATCTACGGCAACGCCAACTACAACATGGCGCTCGCCGACGACCAGTCGCTGGCCTTTGATTTCAATATCTACAAGACCGACTACGATGCCGAATTCACCGGCACGGGTCAGGACGAAGACAACACCATCTGGAGCCTGGCGACCACCTACTCGCTCGGCGCACATAGCTTCACGGCTGCCTATCAGAAATCCCATGGTGGCTTCAACACCAACGGGTACGTGTATGGCATCGACGGCGGCGGCACCGTATGGCTGGGCAACTCCGTCCAGTATTCGGACTTCTTCTATGAAGACGAGCAGTCCTGGCAGGTCCGCTACGACCTCGACATGGCGGCCTACGGCGTATCGGGTCTCAGCTTCATGACCCGCTACATCGAGGGTAGCAACATCAACATGGGCGCCGGCAACGCCGATGCCGAAGAAACCGAGTGGGACATCGAAGCCAAGTACGTATTCCAGGAAGGCCCGGCCAAGGACCTTTCCCTGCGTGTACGTCAGGCCTTCTATCAGGCCACGAACGGTCTCGACAACGACCTGAGCGACACCCGCCTGATCATCGAGTACCCGCTGAGCATCCTGTAACGCAGGCCTGTCAGCGACTCGAGTCATACAAAGAAGCC is a genomic window of Stutzerimonas stutzeri containing:
- a CDS encoding OprD family porin, whose translation is MKVMKWSVIAVAVAAGTSQMALASSQSESEGFVEGSSLTIFNRNMYMNRDFRDNGNGGTATQNGQSYREEWGHGFIGTFESGFTQGTIGVGVDAIGLLGVKLDSGRGRAGNGLFPVDADGRARDDYSEAGAAVKFRVSDTVLKYGTQFVALPVFSTDDARLLPETARGGLITSSEIDGLELNLGRFTALSGKSQTGHDSEGLEEINLIGGTYAFTDNLSTSLYYSDVKDAFEKIYGNANYNMALADDQSLAFDFNIYKTDYDAEFTGTGQDEDNTIWSLATTYSLGAHSFTAAYQKSHGGFNTNGYVYGIDGGGTVWLGNSVQYSDFFYEDEQSWQVRYDLDMAAYGVSGLSFMTRYIEGSNINMGAGNADAEETEWDIEAKYVFQEGPAKDLSLRVRQAFYQATNGLDNDLSDTRLIIEYPLSIL
- a CDS encoding cold-shock protein produces the protein MLKIIHVLTGVAALALSFIPSLTGAMPVLLQPDALALMFLGLLNVQFASSAQRTIGARGRPVLVAAGVLLIAAVVVQAAITLIPVAAIAGQPATLVSLMLAFVAVLLQLATSQSNEAGTASRSPSPNTRKSQPKRVAPPAAGRETGTVKWFNTSKGFGFISRDSGDDVFVHFRAIRGEGHRVLVEGQRVEFTIMMRDKGLQAEDVVATQPN
- a CDS encoding HIT family protein, coding for MFVLDSRLEQDTLYLGDFPLCRLLLMNDASYPWFILVPRREEVSELFQLDPTDQQALWQEATALAETVKDTFGADKMNVATLGNVVSQLHVHVIARRRDDASWPAPVWGRAPAKPYDAAQADAVRQKLKMVLTDHFRFAG
- a CDS encoding SlyX family protein — translated: MELEQRITDLEARLAFQDDTIQTLNDVLIAQQRTVERLQAQVGILARRQEDMQSRMGGEEDEAPPPHY